The window TGGCTTCAAGTAGTTTATACGGCGGAACTTACAATTTATTAAGTGTTACCTTACCAAGATTCGGAATTACAACAACGTTTGTAGATGCCTCTAATCCAGCTAATTTTGAAGCTGCTGTTCAAGATAATACAAGAGCATTTTTTGTAGAATCTTTAGGAAATCCGAAGTTAGATGTATTAGATTTAGAAGAGATATCTAAACACGCTAAAATTGCTGAAGTTCCTTTTATTGTTGACAATACCGTGGCAACACCAGCATTGTTAAATCCAATAAAACATGGAGCCGATTTAGTAATTCATTCTTTAACAAAATATATTGGCGGACAAGGAACTTCTTTAGGAGGCGCAATTATAGATGCAGGAACTTTTAACTGGGCAAATGGTAAATTCCCTGAGTTTACTGAACCTTCAGCAGGTTACCATGGTTTAAAATATTACGAAACTTTAGGCGCAGCGTCTTTTGTTTTTAAATTAATTTTAGAAGGATTACGTGATTTTGGTGGTGCATTAAGTCCAACAAATGCCTTTAATATTATTCAAGGTTTAGAAACATTAACGGTTAGAATAAAGCAGCATTCAGAAAACGCTTTAGCATTGGCAAAATGGTTAGAGCAGCAAGATGCAGTTGAATGGGTTAATTATCCTGGTTTAGAAAGTAGTAAATACAAATCTTTAGCAAATAAATATTTACCAAAAGGGCAAAGCGGAATTGTAACTTTTGGAGCAAAAGGTGGTTTTGAAGCGGCAAAAACTATTTCTAATAAAACAAAAGTATTCTCTTTATTGGCAAACATTGGTGATACAAAATCATTAATTATTCATCCAGCAAGTACAACGCATCAGCAGTTAGATGAAGCAGCACAAGCAAGTGCAGGTGTTTCTCAAGATTTAATAAGATTGTCTGTTGGTATTGAAGATTTAGAGGATTTAAAAACTGATTTAACAGCTGCTTTTTCAGAATTATAATATTAGTGTCTCCTTGAGCGCAGTCGAAAGGTCTTTTTACCTTTTGTAACTTATGACTTCTCGACTGCGCTCGAACAGACAAATAACTTTAATTTATCAAATAATTGAAACATTTATTAGAACATATCAAAATAAAAAACTTCACCACAGAATCTGGTGCTTTAATTTCTGAATTGAATTTAAGTTACCAGGTTTTTGGGAAAAGTTTAGGTACAGCACCCGTTATTTTAGTAAATCATGCTTTAACAGGAAACAGTGATGTTGCTGGAGAAAATGGTTGGTGGCAAGATGTTGTTGGGGAAGAAAAAGCCATAGACACAGCTGTTTATACAATTTTATCTTTCAATATTCCAGGAAATGGTTTTGATGGTTTTTTAATTGAAAACTACAAAGATTTTATTGCCAGAGATATTGCGAGAGTTTTCTTAGAAGGATTAAATCAGCTAAAAATAACACAATTATTTGCATTAATTGGAGGTTCGTTAGGCGGCGGAATTGCTTGGGAAATGATGGTGATAAACACAAAATTAACCCAACACTTTTTGCCAATTGCAACCGATTGGAAATCGACCGATTGGTTAATTGCAAATTGTCAAATTCAAGAACAATTTTTAGTAAATTCTAGCAATCCTGTTCATGATGCACGCATGCATGCAATGTTATGTTATAGAACTCCAGAATCTTTTAAAGACCGTTTTAAGAGATCTAAAAATGAAAGTCAACAACTTTTTAATGTAGAAAGTTGGTTGTTACATCATGGAGAAAAATTACAGGAACGTTATCAGTTGTCTTCGTATAAATTGATGAATCAGTTACTTAGAAGTATTGATGTTACAAAGAATGGAGAGAAAAAGATTGATATTTTAGATGAAATTGAAGCTAATATTCACATTATTGGTGTGGATTCTGATCTATTTTTTACTGCGGAAGAAAATAGAGAAACGCATAAAAAATTAGCATTAACAAAAGAAAATGTAACCTACAATGAAATAAATTCGTTGCATGGACATGATGCTTTCTTAATAGAATATGATCAGCTTCAAAAAATAATAGAACCTATTTTCAATAAAGATTATAGACCAAAAAAAATGAAAGTATTAAAGTTTGGAGGAAAGTCTTTAGCAAACGGAAAAGGACTTAAAAATGCTATTGAAATTATCCTTAATAAGCATCAAAACGGAGAAAAAGTAACAGTTGTAGCTTCAGCAAGAGGTAATACAACAGATTTATTAGAAGCTATTTTAGAGAAAGCAAAATCGAAAATAACCTATAAAAAGAAATTTAAAAAATTTAAAGAATATCAACAAGAACCTAATAGTAAAGTAGATTTATCCAAGGAGTTTAAAACGTTGGAAACCATTTTTGAAGGCGTTTCATTATTAGGAGATTATAGCACTAAAATTAAAGATGAAGTTTTAGCGCAAGGCGAGTTACTATCAACTAAGATGGTAACAAGTTTATTGCAAAAAGAAGGTGTTTCGGCTAATGCTGTGGATGCAAGAGAATTAATTATTACAGATGATAATTTTGGAAATGCACAGCCAATTAATGCAATTTCTTCAGAAAATGTAATTTCATTTTTTAAAGAAAATAGTAATACAGTTAATGTTGTTGCTGGTTTTATTTCATCAAATAAAAAAGGAGAAACAACAACTTTAGGAAGAAACGGAAGTAATTACACAGCAGCACTTTTAGCAAATTATTTAGACGCAGATGAGTTGCAGAATTATACACATGTAAGTGGAATTTTTACAGCAAATCCAGATTTGGTAGCTGATGCAAAGAAAATAGAAAAATTATCGTTTTCTGAAGCTAATGAATTAGCAAATTTTGGTGCCACCATTTTACATGCAAAAACCATTATTCCGCTTTTAGAGAAAAACATCAATTTAAGAATATTAAATACGTTTAATAAAGAAGATAAAGGGACTTTAATTACATCTGAGACTTCTGAAAAAGGAATAAAATCGATTTCAACAATTGACAACGTTTCTCTTTTAAATTTTGAAGGAAGAGGTTTGTTAGGAAAAGTTGGAGTAGATGCACGTATTTTTAGAGCATTAAGCGATAAAAATATTAGCGTAAGTATTGTTTCTCAAGGTTCTTCAGAAAGAGGAATTGGTTTAATAATTGATTCAAATAGAGCTTCAGAAGCAGTTTTAGCATTAGAAGCAGCATTTGAAAACGATTTTTACTCGCAAGATGTAAATCAGATTTCTATTATAGAAAATGTAGCTGTTATTTCTATTATTGGTCAAGATTTAAGCGAATTTCATTTGCCTTATAACGCATTGATAAAAAATCAAATTGTACCTGTTTTATTTAACAATACAGTTACAGGTAAAAATGTGAGTTTAGTTGTTAAGAAAGATGAACTTCATAAAGCTGTAAATGTAATTCATGGTCAAGTTTTTGGAATTGCAAAGAAAATAAACATTGCCATTTTTGGTAAAGGAACCGTTGGAGGAACTTTAATTGATCAAATTTTAGAGAATACAGCTTCAGTTTTAGAGCGAAGAAAAATACAGTTAAACGTTTTTGCTGTTGCAGATTCTAAAAGAACTTTGTTAAATGAAAATGGAGTTTCTAAAAACTGGGAGCAAGATTTACTAACAAACGGACAAGAAAATACTTCAATTGAAGATATTATTGAGTTTGCTAAATCGCATCATTTCGAAAACTTAATTGCGGTAGATAATACAGCAAGTGTGCCTTTTGTGGGTAATTATATTCAGTTTATAGAAGCAGGTTTCGATTTAGTTTCTTGTAATAAAATTGCAAATACCTTGTCTTTTGATTTTTACAAAGAAGTAAGAGCAAAATTAAAAGAATACCAAAAGCAATATTTGTATGAAACTAATGTTGGTGCTGGTTTACCATTAATTGATACGATTCGTTTATTACACGAATCTGGAGAGAATATCACTAAAATTAGAGGTGTTTTCTCTGGAAGTTTAAGTTATTTATTCAATACTTTTTCAGCAGAAAATAGAAGTTTTTCTAAGGTTTTAAAAGAAGCAATTGATAGCGGATATACAGAGCCAGATGCAAGAGAAGATCTAGGTGGAAATGATGTTGCAAGAAAATTACTGATTTTGGCAAGAGAATTAGAGTTAGAAAACGAATTCAAAGATGTTAATATTCAGAATTTAATTCCAGAAAATTTAAGAGAAGGCGAGGTTGGAGATTTTCTATCTAATTTAGACTTAATGAATGATGAATATCAGGAATTAAAAGAAAACCAAGAAGAAAATCATGTTTTGCGTTATATTGGTGAATTAAGTGGAGATTTATCACAAAATAAAGGAAATTTAGACGTAAAATTGGTGTCGGTTTGTAAAAATTCTCCTTTGGGATCTTTAAAAGGATCGGATGCTATTTTTGAAATTTATACAGAATCTTACGGAGAACAACCTATTGTTATTCAGGGAGCAGGAGCAGGTTCTAAAGTAACAGCAAGAGGCGTTTTTGGAGACATTTTAAGACTGGCAAAACATAACAACTAAAATAGTAGGCTGTTTTCAGTTGGAAGTAATTCAGTCAATAATAAAACTGATTGAAAAATATAAAAGAAACAAGAAACAAGATAAAAGAAACAAGATAAAAGAAACAAGATAAAAGAGGAGAATGATGTGTTTTAGTCCTTGTTCTTGGTTCTAAAAGCGTTAGCGGTCTTGATTCTAAACAACATAATATGAAAAAACATTTTGAAACAAAAGCAATAAGAACTCAAACAGAAAGAAGTCAGTTTTCTGAGCATTCAACACCATTATATTTAACATCTAGTTTTGTTTTTGATGATGCGGAAGAAATGCGAGCTTCCTTCGCAGAAGAAAAACAACGTAATTTATATAGCCGATTTACAAACCCAAATACAACAGAGTTTGTAGATAAAATTGTTGCTATGGAAGGAGCAGAAGCTGGTTATGCTTTTGCAACTGGAATGTCGGCAATATTTTCAACATTTGCTGCCTTATTAAATGCTGGAGATCATGTGGTTTCTTGTCGTTCAGTTTTTGGATCTACACACAGTATGCTTACTAAGTTTTTACCAAAATGGAATATTGAAACATCATATTTTAAGGTAAATGAAGTCGATTTGGTTGAAAGTTTAATTCAACCCAATACAAAGATTTTATACATTGAAACACCTACAAATCCGGCTGTAGATATTTTAGATTTAGAAGTAATTGGTAAGATTGCTAAGAAGCATAACCTTATTTTTATTGTTGATAATTGTTTTGCAACACCTTATATTCAGCAACCAATTAAATTTGGTGCAGATTTAGTTGTACATTCTGCAACAAAATTAATTGACGGTCAAGGACGTGTTTTAGGTGGCGTTACAGTTGGGAATAAAGAATTAATGCGAGAAATCTATTTATTTTCAAGAAATACCGGTCCTGCAATGTCTCCTTTTAATGCTTGGGTTTTGTCTAAAAGTTTAGAAACATTATCAATTAGAGTAGAAAAACACTCAGAAAATGCATTAAAAGTTGCTCAGTTTTTAGAAACGCAAGAAAATGTTGAATTGGTAAAGTACCCGTTTTTAAAATCGCATCCACAGTATGAAGTTGCCAAAAATCAGATGAAATTAGGTGGAAACATAGTCGCTTTTGAAATTAAAGGAGGAATTGAAGCAGGAAGAGTTTTTCTAGACAACATAAAAATGTGTTCATTATCTGCAAACTTAGGAGATACAAGAACAATTGTTACGCATCCGTCATCTACAACCCACGGAAGATTGTCTGAAGAAGATAGATTAGAGGTTGGTATTACTAAAGGTTTGGTAAGAGTTTCTGTTGGTTTAGAAAATGTTGAAGATATTATTGCTGATTTAGAACAGGCTTTAAACGGTTAAACTAATTTAAAATTCCGTAATTTTGTTTTATGCTTTCTAAAAAAACCAAATACGGAATTAAGGCACTTACTTTTCTTGCAAAACAAGAAGAGAAGATTCCTGTTGCAATTGCAACTATTTCTAAAAGTGAAAATATATCGTTGAAATTTTTAGAAACAATATTACTAACACTTCGTAAAAACGGAATCTTAGGTTCTAAAAAAGGAAAAGGTGGAGGTTATTATTTATTGAAGTCTTCTTCAGAAATACAAATGACAACTGTTATGAGAATTTTAGAAGGACCAATTTCTATGGTACCTTGTGTAAGTCTTAACTTCTATGAAAAATGTGATGATTGCCCTGATGAAAATGCATGCGCAGTTCATAATTTAATGCTAGAAGTAAGAGATAGTACACTCCAAATTTTTAGAAATACCACTTTAGCAGACTTATGTAAATGTTAATTTTTAGTTTTTAATAGTATCCTTCAAATTATTTCTAGTTTTCTTTCTCATATTCTTAATAATTAATTCTTTTTATTATTAATCTACTAAATCTATAGGGCAATAGTGTTTTATTTATTTTTTATAGTATGTAGTATTTTTTTTTGAAGTAAGTTTGCTTATCCTACTAAATTAATAGGGTAGTGTAAAATTGAATTATTTAACCATGATTTTAAACCAAGTCATTTTTAGTAGAAAAACACAAAGTAGAGGTTTTGAAGAAGATAAAGTTTCTGAAAAACCTTTACGTAGTGTTGCAAAAGCTTTCAGCTGGAGGCTTATAGGAACTATAGATACTTTAGTTGTGTCTTATGTTTTAACGGGTCAAATAAAGTTAGCAGCATCAATTGCGTCTATAGATTTTATAACAAAATTAGTATTGTATTTTTTTCATGAAAGAATATGGAACAAAATAAAATGGGGAAAATAAAGAAGATGAATTTAGGAGAAATAAATAAAGAATTAAGAGATAAAAGCCCTGCAGAAATTATTGCTTGGGCGGTTTCATTTGCAAAAAATGCAGTGATAACAACTAACTTTAGACCTTATGAAGTAGCAATTTTAAATGCAGTTTCAGAAGTGAAAAAAAACATAAAAGTAATTTGGTGCGACACAGGTTATAATACAAATGAAACCTACAAGCACGCAGAAGAGATTATTGAAAAACTGAATTTAAACATCCAGTTATATGTGCCAAAACAAACTGCTGCTCATAGAAATGTAGTATTGGGAGTTCCTTCAATTGAAAGCCCAAAACATAAGGTTTTTACAGAGCAAGTAAAGCTAGAGCCATTTTCTAGAGCCATGAAAGAGCACCAACCAGATGTTTGGTTTACAAATTTAAGAAAAGGGCAAACAGCTTTTAGAGATAGCATCGATATTGTCTCATTAAGTAAAGACGGAATTATAAAAGTAAGTCCATTTTATAATTGGACAGATGAAGAATTAGATACTTATTTAGACGAAAAAGGGTTGCCAAATGAGTTTGCATATTTCGATCCAACAAAAGTAGAAAGTAATAGAGAATGTGGTTTGCATATCTAAAAGACATGATTATGAATCAAAGAACGATACAAGTAGATGCTTTAGAAAGTGAAGCAATTTATATTTTTAGAGAAGTAGTAGCGCAGTTTGAAAAACCTGTGTTACTTTTTTCAGGAGGAAAAGACAGTATAACATTAGTGCGTTTGGCGCAAAAAGCTTTTTTTCCGGCAAAAATTCCTTTCCCTTTAATGCATATAGATACAGGTCATAATTTTCCTGAAACTATAGAGTTTAGAGATCGTTTAGCAAAAGAATTAGGTGTTAAGTTAATTGTAAGAAACGTACAAGATAATATAGATTCTGGACGTGTAAAAGAGGAAACTGGCAGATATGCGAGTAGAAATATGTTGCAAACAGAAACACTTTTAGATGCTATAGAAGAATTTGGATTTGATGCATGTATTGGTGGAGCAAGAAGAGATGAAGAAAAAGCAAGAGCTAAAGAAAGAATCTTTTCTGTAAGAGACGATTTTGGTCAATGGGACGAAAAAAACCAACGTCCAGAAGTATTTGATATGTTAAACGGAAAAATTGATTTAGGTCAAAATGTACGTGTTTTTCCAATTTCTAACTGGACAGAATTAGACGTTTGGTCTTACATAGAACAAGAAAATATTGAAATTCCATCTATTTATTTTGCACATACAAGAAAAACATTTGTAAGAGATGGTATGATCTGGTCTGCAGACGATGCAGTTGTGTATAGAGATGAAGAAGAAAAGGTAGAAGAAAGAATGGTGCGTTTTAGAACTGTGGGTGATATGAGTTGTACGGCGGCAGTTTTATCTGAAGCAGTAGATATAGCAAAGGTTGTGGAGGAAATTAGAGATTCATCTATTTCAGAAAGAGGTGCAAGAATAGATGATAAGCGTTCTGAAGCGGCAATGGAAAAAAGAAAACAACAAGGGTATTTTTAGAAAAAATGCTTTTAGCTTTTGGTTTATAGCCTTTAGCGAAAAATTAAAAAAGAATACAAATTAAGCTAAAAGCCAACGGCCAATAGCGAACAGCTCATAAAAATGAAAGTACTAAAAATAGCAACAGCAGGAAGTGTAGATGATGGTAAAAGCACCTTAATTGGTCGTATTTTATATGATACAAAATCATTGACTGATGATAAGCTAGAAGCAATAGAAGAAAAAAGTAGACAACGTGGTTTTGATTATTTAGATTTTTCTTTAGCAACAGATGGTTTGGTAGCAGAGCGTGAACAAGGAATTACAATTGATGTTGCGCATATTTATTTTTCAACAAGAAAAAAGAGTTTCATTATAGCTGATACTCCTGGTCATATAGAATATACAAGAAACATGGTAACGGGTGCTTCTACAGCACAAGCTTCTATTGTTTTAATTGATGCTAGAAATGGAGTTGTAGAACAAACTTACAGACACTTTTTCATCAATAATTTACTACGAATTAAAGACGTTGTAATTGCCATCAATAAAATGGATTTGGTAGATTTTTCCGAAGAAAAATACAATCAAATTAAAGGAGAAATAGAGTATTTAGCAAGTAAAAGTGAGTATAAAAATCAGAATTTAACATTTATTCCATTATCAGCTTTACAAGGAGATAATGTTGTCAATAAATCTGAAAATACACCTTGGTATAACGGAGAAACATTAATGCATCATTTAGAAAGATTAGATGCAGATGATATTAATGAAGTTTCTCAAGTACGTTTTCCTGTGCAAACTGTTATCAGGCCAAAAACAGATGAGTATCATGATTTTAGAGGTTATGCAGGTAAAATTTACGGAGGAGATTTTGAAATTGGAGATGAGGTTGCTGTGTTACCATCGCAAACAAAATCAAAAATAAAAAGCATTCATTTTTTCGATAAAGAATTTGCAAAAGCTAAAAACGGAAGTTCAGTAACAATTACTTTAGAAGATAATGTAAATGTAAGTAGAGGAGATATGTTGGTAAAAGTTGCAGAAGAACCAACAATTACCAAAGAATTAAATGCAACTATTTGTTGGATGGATAAAGAGCCTTTACAAGCTTCACAGAAATATTATATAAAACATGGTGTAAATGATGCGCAAGCAAAAATCACTCAATTATCTAGTATTATTAAAACAGATTTTTCGGGTAAGACTGATAATCCGTCTGAATTAGAATTAAATCAAATTGGAGATATTCAATTAAAATTAAGCAAACCATTATCGGTAGATGCTTTTAATAAAAATAAATCGAATGGGTCGTTTATTTTAATCAACCCAAAAACAAACAATACAGTTGGTGTCGGTTTTATCCGATAATAAAAAGAAAGATTATGCAGAGTTTTAGAACAGAAATAGAAAATCCAGTTGTAGAAAAAGATATTATTGAGTTAGCAGATAAAATTGCTGCATTCAATAATCTACAAATAGATGAAGAAAAATTTAGAAGTTTACGTTTAGCAAGAGGTGTTTATGGTCAGCGTCAAGCAGGCGTTCAAATGATTCGTATTAAATTACCTTACGGAAAAGTAAAGAGTAATCAATTAAGAAGAATTTCTGAAGTTTCAGATGAATATTCTAGAGGAAGATTACATATTACTACACGTCAAGATATTCAAATTCATTATGTAGATTTAAATAGAACGCCAGAATTATGGGCAGAGTTAGAGCGTGATGATGTAACATTGCGTGAAGCTTGTGGTAACGTTGTTAGAAATGTAACAGCATCAGAAACTGCAGGAATAGATGTAGATGAGCCTTTTGATGTTTCTCCGTATGCAGATGCATTGTACAAGTTCTTTTTACGTAACCCAATTTGTCAAGAAATGGGACGTAAATTCAAAGTTTCTTTTTCTTCTACTGATGAAGATACAGGATTGTCTTATTTACACGATTTAGGTTTTATCGCCAAAATAGAAAACGGAGTAAGAGGTTTTAAAGTAATGGTTGCAGGAGGTTTAGGTTCTCAGCCAAGACATGCAGAAACTTTATATGAATTTTTGTCTTCAGATAAAATAATTCCAGTAATGGAAGGTGTTTTAAGAGTTTTTGATCGTTATGGTGAGCGTAAAAGTAGAGCTAAAGCACGGATGAAATTCTTATTAAAAGATATCGGTTTAGAGGCTTTTAGAGATTTAATTGCTCAAGAACAAAAAGCAATCGAATTTAAAACGGTTGCTATTGATGTAGATTCTTATGTTGCGTCTACACCAGTTTCTGTAGAAACCCCAAAAGTTGAAATAAAAGACCAAGCTGCATTCGATTTATGGAAATCTACCAACTTAATTCCGCAAAAACAAGCAGGTTTTGTAGCAATTGGAATTAAAGTTTTATTAGGAGATTTTTATACAGATAAAGCACGTTTATTAGCAGATTTAGTTGATACATATGCTGCAGGAGAAGTTCGTTTAACCTTACGTCAGAACATTGTAATTCCTTTTGTAAAAGAAGAATTAGTGCCTTATTTCTATCAAGAATTAGAAAAATTAGGATTTGTAGAAGCAGGTTATAATAAAGCGGTTGATATTACTGCGTGTCCAGGAACAGATACCTGTAATTTAGGTATTGCAAGTAGTACAGGAATTGCCGTAGAATTAGAAAAAGTAATTGCTGCGGAATATCCTCAGTATTTAAAAAACAAAGATCTTATTATTAAAATTAGTGGTTGTATGAATGCTTGTGGGCAACACAACATGGCAAACATTGGTTTTCAGGGAATGACAGTAAGAACACCAGATAAATTAGTAGCACCAGCATTACAAGTTTTATTAGGTGGAGGGAATTTAGGAAACGGAAACGGAGTTTTTGCTGATAAAGTTGTAAAAGTACCAAGTAAAAGAGGTCCAGAAGCGTTACGTAGAGTTTTAGATGATTTTGAAGCAAATGCAAACGGAAATGAATTTGTAAATTATTATAAGGAAAAAGGTGAAAAATATTTTTATAATTTATTAAACGATTTACAAGATGTTTCCAATTTAACTCAAGATGATTTTATTGATTGGGGAGAAGAAGAAAAGTATGTGAAGGAAATAGGAATTGGAGAATGTGCTGGTGTTGTAATCGATTTAATTGCAACCTTATTTTTTGAAAGTGAAGAAAAAATTGATAGCGCAAAAGTAGCCTATAATAACAAAGTATATTCTGGTTCAATTTACTACGCATATCAATCAATTGTTAACTCTGCAAAAGCATCTTTAATGGCAGAAGACCAAAAAACAAATACGCATGCAGGTATTATTGCTAATTTTGACACCTATTTTATTACTTCTAAAAAAATAGAGTTAGAAACATCTTTTTCAGATTTAATTTATCAAATAAAAAATGCTGCTCCCACTGAAGAATTTGCTAAAAAATATATTGCAGATGCAAATCTTTTTTTAGAAAAAGTAAGAACGTATAGAAACGATGAAACTTCAGTTTTAAAATAAAAAAAATAAAGAAATGAGTTTCAAAAATCCAAAATTAACAGTAGTTGGAGCTGGTCCTGGAGATATAGATTTAATCACAGTAAAAGCAATTAAAGTCTTAAAAACTGCGGATGTAGTTTTATATGACGCTTTGGTTAATGAAGAATTATTGTCATATATAAACCCAGAAGCTGAACAAATTTTTGTTGGAAAGCGAAGAGGTTGTTATAAGTATCAACAAGAACAGATTAATGAATTAATTGTTGCTCGTGCAAAAACGCACGGACATGTAGTTCGTTTAAAAGGTGGAGATCCTTTTATTTTTGGTAGAGGTGCAGAAGAAATGGAATATGCAGCAGATTTTGGAGTAGAAACCGCTATGGTTCCAGGAATTTCATCTTCATTAGCAGTTCCTGCATATCAAAATATACCAGTTACTAAACGTGGTAGCGCAGAAAGTTTTTGGGTAATTACAGGTACAACAAAAGAGCATAAATTATCGAAAGATGTTGCATTGGCAGCAAAATCGAATGCGACGGTTGTTGTATTAATGGGAATGGGGAAATTGCCAGAAATCATACAATTGTTTCAACAAGAAAATAAAAATGATTTACCAGTTGCAATTATTCAAAACGGAACAAGAAGTAACGAAAAAGTTGGAATTGGAACGGTTGATACAATTATAGATATTGTAAAAGAACAAGAATTAAGCAATCCTGCAATTATAATTTTGGGTGAAGTTGTAAAACATAGAGCAGTTTTAGCAAATGTTCAACAAGAATTTGCAAATATTTAAAGGGATAGAATTATGGAACAAAACGAACTATATCCTATCTTTTTAAAAACACAACAGCTAGAAACGCTAATTATTGGTGGAGGTTTTGTAGCATTAGAAAAGTTGTCTTTTTTATTAAAATCGAGTCCGAACTCTAAAGTAACCATGGTTTCTCCTTTTTTTAGGGAAGAAACAAAAGAGTTAGCAAACAAATTCGGAATTAAAATGATTGTTGATGGTTATAATAATTCCTATTTAAAAGACAAACACATTGTAGTTGCAACAACTGATAAAGTTGAAGTTAATATTCAGGTCTATAAAGATTGCAAAGAACAAAAGATATTGGTAAATGTTGCTGATAATCCGCCATATTGCGATTTTTATATGGGCGGAATTGTAACCAAAGGAAATGTAAAAGTAGCCATTTCTACAAACGGAAAATCGCCAACAACAGCCAAAAGATTACGTC of the Tenacibaculum todarodis genome contains:
- the cysD gene encoding sulfate adenylyltransferase subunit CysD, whose product is MNQRTIQVDALESEAIYIFREVVAQFEKPVLLFSGGKDSITLVRLAQKAFFPAKIPFPLMHIDTGHNFPETIEFRDRLAKELGVKLIVRNVQDNIDSGRVKEETGRYASRNMLQTETLLDAIEEFGFDACIGGARRDEEKARAKERIFSVRDDFGQWDEKNQRPEVFDMLNGKIDLGQNVRVFPISNWTELDVWSYIEQENIEIPSIYFAHTRKTFVRDGMIWSADDAVVYRDEEEKVEERMVRFRTVGDMSCTAAVLSEAVDIAKVVEEIRDSSISERGARIDDKRSEAAMEKRKQQGYF
- the cobA gene encoding uroporphyrinogen-III C-methyltransferase, encoding MSFKNPKLTVVGAGPGDIDLITVKAIKVLKTADVVLYDALVNEELLSYINPEAEQIFVGKRRGCYKYQQEQINELIVARAKTHGHVVRLKGGDPFIFGRGAEEMEYAADFGVETAMVPGISSSLAVPAYQNIPVTKRGSAESFWVITGTTKEHKLSKDVALAAKSNATVVVLMGMGKLPEIIQLFQQENKNDLPVAIIQNGTRSNEKVGIGTVDTIIDIVKEQELSNPAIIILGEVVKHRAVLANVQQEFANI
- a CDS encoding HEPN domain-containing protein, translated to MQSFRTEIENPVVEKDIIELADKIAAFNNLQIDEEKFRSLRLARGVYGQRQAGVQMIRIKLPYGKVKSNQLRRISEVSDEYSRGRLHITTRQDIQIHYVDLNRTPELWAELERDDVTLREACGNVVRNVTASETAGIDVDEPFDVSPYADALYKFFLRNPICQEMGRKFKVSFSSTDEDTGLSYLHDLGFIAKIENGVRGFKVMVAGGLGSQPRHAETLYEFLSSDKIIPVMEGVLRVFDRYGERKSRAKARMKFLLKDIGLEAFRDLIAQEQKAIEFKTVAIDVDSYVASTPVSVETPKVEIKDQAAFDLWKSTNLIPQKQAGFVAIGIKVLLGDFYTDKARLLADLVDTYAAGEVRLTLRQNIVIPFVKEELVPYFYQELEKLGFVEAGYNKAVDITACPGTDTCNLGIASSTGIAVELEKVIAAEYPQYLKNKDLIIKISGCMNACGQHNMANIGFQGMTVRTPDKLVAPALQVLLGGGNLGNGNGVFADKVVKVPSKRGPEALRRVLDDFEANANGNEFVNYYKEKGEKYFYNLLNDLQDVSNLTQDDFIDWGEEEKYVKEIGIGECAGVVIDLIATLFFESEEKIDSAKVAYNNKVYSGSIYYAYQSIVNSAKASLMAEDQKTNTHAGIIANFDTYFITSKKIELETSFSDLIYQIKNAAPTEEFAKKYIADANLFLEKVRTYRNDETSVLK
- a CDS encoding sulfate adenylyltransferase subunit 1, whose amino-acid sequence is MKVLKIATAGSVDDGKSTLIGRILYDTKSLTDDKLEAIEEKSRQRGFDYLDFSLATDGLVAEREQGITIDVAHIYFSTRKKSFIIADTPGHIEYTRNMVTGASTAQASIVLIDARNGVVEQTYRHFFINNLLRIKDVVIAINKMDLVDFSEEKYNQIKGEIEYLASKSEYKNQNLTFIPLSALQGDNVVNKSENTPWYNGETLMHHLERLDADDINEVSQVRFPVQTVIRPKTDEYHDFRGYAGKIYGGDFEIGDEVAVLPSQTKSKIKSIHFFDKEFAKAKNGSSVTITLEDNVNVSRGDMLVKVAEEPTITKELNATICWMDKEPLQASQKYYIKHGVNDAQAKITQLSSIIKTDFSGKTDNPSELELNQIGDIQLKLSKPLSVDAFNKNKSNGSFILINPKTNNTVGVGFIR
- a CDS encoding precorrin-2 dehydrogenase/sirohydrochlorin ferrochelatase family protein, producing the protein MEQNELYPIFLKTQQLETLIIGGGFVALEKLSFLLKSSPNSKVTMVSPFFREETKELANKFGIKMIVDGYNNSYLKDKHIVVATTDKVEVNIQVYKDCKEQKILVNVADNPPYCDFYMGGIVTKGNVKVAISTNGKSPTTAKRLRQFFEEVIPDNIDDLVQNLNKYRKTLKGDFEDKVEKLNEFTKSLVEK